Proteins from a genomic interval of Papaver somniferum cultivar HN1 chromosome 4, ASM357369v1, whole genome shotgun sequence:
- the LOC113271758 gene encoding succinate dehydrogenase subunit 6, mitochondrial-like codes for MGFLEHHKKFIDAAEKGIKWSSSDVQSFISIDPIHGPVVENARKAAKVAAIGSAVGALHLGGTAWRYSKSPHGAVLALGLGAVVGYTVGKEAASHYYQLYRADTMASQVKFLEWVATKSEVRS; via the exons ATGGGATTCCTTGAACATCATAAGAAGTTTATAGATGCTGCTGAGAAAGGAATCAAATGGTCTAGTTCTGATGTTCAATCTTTCATCTCCATTGATCCTATCCATGGACCTGTG GTGGAAAATGCCAGGAAAGCAGCAAAAGTAGCTGCAATAGGAAGCGCTGTTGGAGCACTTCATTTGGGCGGAACTGCCTGGAGATATTCAAAGAGTCCTCACG GTGCTGTCTTAGCTTTGGGTCTTGGAGCTGTGGTTGGTTACACAGTTGGAAAAGAAGCTGCATCCCATTATTATCAACTCTATCGGGCTGATACTATGGCTTCTCAGGTCAAGTTTTTGGAGTGGGTGGCTACCAAATCTGAGGTTCGATCATGA
- the LOC113271757 gene encoding probable 6-phosphogluconolactonase 1, which yields MSRSGCHTERGELRIYESWDEVATELADYIAELSEVSVKERGFFAIALSGGSLISLMGKLCGAPYNKTVDWTKWYIFWADERVVPKNHADSNYKLAKDCLLSKVPLIPSHVYSINDSLSAEEAASEYEFVLRQLVKTRTVGVSEINDCPKFDLILLGMGPDGHVASLFPNHMVLEEEDEWVTFITDSPEPPPERLTFTLPVINSASNVAVVVTGISKAEMLHLVIDDVGPDGSMLPARMVNPGNGNLVWFLDKLAASKLQAFKCTEQEAKTGK from the exons ATGTCTCGTTCGGGTTGTCATACCGAGAGAGGGGAATTGAGGATTTATGAAAGTTGGGATGAGGTTGCGACTGAATTAGCGgattatattgctgaattgtcCGAGGTTTCAGTCAAGGAGAGGGGATTCTTTGCCATTGCCTTGTCTGGTGGTTCTCTCATTAGCTTGATGGG AAAACTCTGTGGAGCGCCTTATAACAAGACCGTGGATTGGACCAAATGGTATATCTTTTGGGCAGACGAGCGTGTCGTGCCAAAAAATCACGCAGACAGTAATTACAAGTTGGCAAAGGATTGTCTCTTGTCCAAG GTGCCCCTGATCCCAAGCCATGTATACTCCATCAATGACTCATTGTCTGCAGAGGAAGCTGCTAGCGAGTATGAATTCGTCCTACGTCAACTGGTGAAGACCCGGACAGTTGGTGTTTCAGAGATCAATGATTGCCCGAAGTTCGACCTGATTCTTCTTGGGATGGGACCTGATGGACACGTCGCATCACTATTCCCAAACCACATGGTACTGGAAGAGGAAGATGAATGGGTCACCTTCATCACCGACTCTCCCGAGCCTCCACCCGAAAGGTTAACTTTTACTTTGCCAGTCATCAACTCGGCATCCAACGTCGCTGTTGTCGTGACAGGCATCAGCAAAGCCGAAATGCTGCACTTAGTAATTGATGATGTCGGACCAGATGGCTCAATGCTACCTGCTCGGATGGTTAACCCAGGAAACGGGAACTTGGTGTGGTTTTTGGATAAATTAGCAGCTTCGAAACTCCAGGCTTTCAAGTGCACAGAGCAGGAAGCAAAAACCGGAAAGTGA